The stretch of DNA CGATCATCGGTATCGGCTGCCGCTTTCCCGGCGGCGCCAATGACCATCGGTCCTTCTGGCGGAACCTTCTCGACGGCAAGGACTGCATCACCCCCACCCCGCGCGACCGCTACGACGTCTCGACCCTGGCCAGTAAGGACAAGGCCAAACCGGGGCGGCTGGTGGGCGGCAGGGGCGGATACATCGACGGGTTCGACGAGTTCGATCCTGGCTTCTTCGGTATCAGTCCCCGCGAGGCCCACTCGATGGATCCGCAGCAGCGCAAACTTCTTGAGGTCGCGTGGGAGGCGCTGGAGGACGGGGGGCAGAGGCCGGCCGACCTGGCGGGCAGTGATGTGGGCGTGTATGTCGGCGCTTTCACCCTCGATTACAAGATTCTTCAGTTCGCCGATCTTCGTTTCGACACCTTGGGTCCGCATACCGCCACCGGCACGATGATGACGATGATGTCGAACCGGCTCTCGCACTGCTTCGACTTCCGGGGCCCGAGCATCTCTCTCGACACGGCGTGCTCGTCCTCGCTCGTCGCCGTCCATCTGGCCTGTGAGAGCCTGCGCCGGGGTGAGAGCTCCCTGGCACTGGCCGGCGGGACTCTGCTGAACCTCGCTCCGCAGTACACCATCGCCGAGACCAAGGGCGGTTTCCTCTCCGTCGACGGCCGGTCGCGGACCTTCGACGCGTCCGCCAACGGCTATGTACGTGCCGAGGGGGTCGGGATCGTCGCCCTCAAGCTCTTGGAGGACGCCGTACGTGACGGTGACCCGGTGCACGCCGTCATCACCGCGAGCGGCGTCAACCAGGACGGCCGCACCAACGGCATCACCGTGCCACGCGCCGAAGCGCAGGTCACCCTCATCGAGGAGGTCTGCGCGCTGGCCGGCATCACGCCGGGCGCCCTCCAGTACGTGGAGGCGCACGGCACCTCCACCCCGGTGGGCGACCCCATCGAGGCGGGCGCCCTCGCCGTGGCCCTGGCCGTCGGCCGCAAGCCCGGCGCCACGTGCTGCGTCGGTTCGGTCAAGACCAACATCGGGCACACCGAGTCGGCCGCCGGAATCGCCGGACTCATCAAGACGGCGCTCAGCGTCAAGCACCGGCTGATCCCGCCGCACATCAATCTGGACCAGGTGAACCCGGGTATCGATATGGAGGCCTCGCCCTTCACCATCCCCACCGAGGTCACCACCTGGCCCGACCACGAAGGGCCGGCCCGCGCGGGCGTCAACTCGTTCGGTTTCGGCGGCACCAACGCCCATGTCCTGCTGGAGGAACCCCCGATCGTGCCGGACACGGGGCGACGCGCGGTCGCCGAGCCGGAGGATCCGGTACGCCCCGCCCCCACCGTCCTCCCGCTCAGTGCCCAGGACGCCGCGGTACTTCCCGCACTCGCGGAGGCCGTGCACGCCGAGCTCACCGCCGCGGCGGACCCCCGCACCGGATCGTCCGTCTCCCTCACCGACCTCGGGCACACCTTCGCCCACCGGCGCCAGCACCACGATGCCCGGCTGGCCGTGGTGTACGGCTCCCGCGACGAACTCACCGAGGCGCTGTCGGCGTACGCGCGCGGTGAGGACCACCCACGGGTCCTCAGGGGCAGCCGCAGGCCCGGCCGGGAGGCGGGGCCCGTCTGGGTCTTCACCGGAATGGGTCCGCAGTGGTGGGGCATGGGACGTGAACTCTTCGCCACGCGGCCCGTCTACCGTGCGGCGGTCGAACGGTGCGACAGGGAGATCCACGCGCAGACCGGCTGGTCGCTGGTGGAGGAGATGACCGCGGATCCCGACGACTCCAGGATGGCGGAGACCTGGCTCGCCCAGCCGGCCAACTTCGCCGTGCAGATCGGCCTGGCCGCCCTGTGGCGCTCCCACGGTGTCACGCCCGCGGCGATCGTCGGGCACAGCACCGGTGAGATCGCCGCGTTCCACGAGGCCGGTGTCTACAGCCTGCGGGACGCGGTACGGATCGTGGTGCACCGCAGCCGTCTCCAGCACCGTCTGGCGGGCTCGGGCACCATGCTCGCCGTCGGCCTGACGGAGGACGAGGCGGTGCGCCGCGCCGAACCGTTCGGGGATCTGGTGTCGGTCGCCGCAGTCAACAGTCCGGGCGCGCTGACGCTGGCGGGGGACGAGGCAGCGCTGGCGGCGTACGCGGAGGCGCTGCGCGCCGACGGCGTCTTCGCCAAGTTCCTCGACGTCCAGGTGCCCTATCACAGCGCCGGGATGGAGGCGATCAAGGACCAACTGCTCGACGGCCTGCGGGACATCGAGCCACGTCCGGCCGGTGTGCCGCTCCACCTCACAGGCAGGGAGGGTCTGGCCCGGGGCACAGAACTCGACGCCGACTACTGGTGGAGCAACGTACGGGACACCGTCCGTTTCCGAGCGGCGGTCGAGCGGGTGGCGCGGGACGGACACCGCGTCTTCCTGGAGATCGGACCCCACCCCGTGCTCGGTCACTCGATCAGGGAGTGCCTCGACGCCCTCCCCGACGGCGCGCGGGGGACGGGCGAGGAGGTGGTGACCCTGCCGTCGATCCGCCGGGGGGAGGACGAGACCCTGCGTTTCACCACCTCGCTCGCGGCACTGCACACCCATGGTCTCGCCGTCGACTGGGACGTGCTCCAGCCGCAGGGCAGGCCCGTGCCTCTGCCTCGGTACCCGTGGAAGCGCGACAGGTACTGGACCGAGCCCCGGCCGGTCGCCCGGGTCCGGCTCGGTGAGTACGACCATCCCCTCCTCGGCAGGCGGCTGGCGGTCGCAGAACCCACCTGGGAGGCGGAGCTTGACGCGGAGACCGCCCCCTACCTCGCCGACCACCGCATTCAGGGCCGCACTCTGTTCCCCGCGGCGGGATACATCGAGATGGCCGCCCAAGCGGTGCGGGCGCTGACCGGTGCCACCGAGATCGCGCTCGGCGATGTCGAGCTGCGGAAGGCGCTGTTCCTCTCCGACGACGCGCCGCGCACCGTGCAGCTGTCGTTGTCGACACGGACCTCCGCCTTCACCATCGCCACCGGAGGAGGCCCGGACGGCGCCGAGACGGTGGTGCACGCCCGTGGAGTGGTCCACGGTGGGTCGCTCGCCCCGGTCGCGCCCGGACCGAGCCTCGATGCGCTGCGGGCCCGCGGGGAGCAGCACATGGACGCTGTCGGCTGCTATGCGGCGCTCGGCGCGCTCGGTTACCACTACGGTCCTGCCTTCCAGGGCATCGCGGAGGTCTGGCGGTCGCGGGGCGAGGCACTGGCACGGATCGTGCCGCCCGAGTGTGTCGGGGACGAGACCTCGGGCCACCATCTGCACCCGGTGCTGCTCGACGCCTGCTTCCAGGCCCTGTTGACCGCGGGGCTCCCGCTCGGCGCTCCCACGGGCCGGACGGACGCCGGCGGCATCCTGCTGCCCCTGGCGATCGACGAGGTCCGTACCGCCCCGGTCGGGAACCGGACGCTCTGGGTGCACGCCAAGGTGACGGGCGGCCGGGACGGCGAACTGGTCGGCGACCTGACCCTCCATGACGAGCACGGCGAGCGGCTCGGCCATGTCCGCGGTTTCCGGGCCGCCGACGTCGAGCAGGCGTCGGCGGCGGTCAGCACCGCCACCATCGACAGTTGGCTCGCCGAACCTGTCTGGTCCGAGGCTCCGCTGTCCGAGGCCTCGGCGGGAACCCCGGCCACGTACAGCGAGGAGATCTCCGCCGCGGGCCCCTTGCTGCTGTTCGCGGACCGGCCGGGCGGGGTGGCCGACGCGCTGGCCGAGCTGGTGGAGGGGTACGGCGGCCACTGCCATCTGGTCAGGCCCGGTGGCTCGTACTCCTTCGGCGGGCACACGCGGGTCTCCACGGTGGCGCCGGACAGCGTCGGGGACGTACGACGGCTTCTCGCCGATCTGGCCACGCACGCCCGAGAGGCGGACGAGAACGGCAGGACCCGCGAGAGTGACGGCGCCGGGGGGCCGCATCCCGTCGGCGCCGTCGTCCATCTGTGGAATCTGGGGCTCCCCCCGCTGGACGAGACGGCCCGCGAACGGCTCGCCGACCACAGCACCCTGGGCGCCTATTCGCTCATCGCGCTGGCCCAGGCCCTCCGCGACGACCCCGGTCAGTCGGTCGCACCGGCCGCCCTCCACGTGGTCACCCGGGGCGCGCAGGCGGTGCTGGCCGGGGAACCGGTGGAGCCGCTGGGCGCGCCGGCCTGGGGCGTGGGACGGGTACTGCGCCATCAGGAACTCACCGCGCACCCAGGCAGGTTGATCGATCTCGCCCCCTGCGGAACGGACCCATCGGAATCGGTCCTTCGTACGGAGGCCCAGCATCTGCTGCGGGAGATCCTCACCCCTGACGTCCCCGACCGGATCCAGGACGAGGTCGCGCTGCGCGAGGACCGCCGCCTGGTCAGCCGTCTGGCGCGTCCCGAGGGGCTGACCCGATCGTTGCCGCCGCGGCTGCGCCCGGACGGCGCGTATCTGGTCACCGGCGCCTTCGGGGCCCTGGGCCGGCTCCTGTGCCGCTTCCTCGTCCAGCGCGGCGCGCGCCATCTGATCCTGGTCGGGCGTACCCCACTCCCGGACCGTGCCGCCTGGCGCGGCCTGGACCCGGGTTCCCCGGCCGGCGCGGGAGCGCGCTTCATCAGGGAGCTGGAGTCGCTCGGCGCCCACGCGGTCCACGCTCCGCTGGACATCACCGATGAACAGGCCCTGTCGCAGTGGCTCGCCGCCTATCGCGCCCAGGACGCCCCGCCAGTGCGTGGGGTCTTCCACCTCGCCGGCCATGTCCAGGACACCTTGCTCCAGGAGATGGACCGGGCCGCCTTCGACTCGGTCCTGGCCCCCAAGGCGGCGGGCGCCTGGCTGCTGCACCGGCTGCTGCGGGACGACCCGCTCGACCACTTCGTCATGTTCGCCTCGGTCGCCTCGCTGCTCACCACCTCGGGACAGACCAACTACGCGGCGGGCAACGCCTTCCTCGACGCGCTGGCCCACCACAGGGCGGCGCGGGGGCTGCCCGCCCTCAGCCTGGACTGGGGTCCCTGGGCGACCGGCATGATCAAGGAGCTGGGTCTGGTCGACCACTACCGCCACAGCCGGGGTATGACTTCGCTCGCCCCCGAGGCCGGGATGTCCGTGCTGGAGCGGGTCATCGGCCAGGGCCGCCCGCAGTTGCTGATCGCCACGATCGCCGACTGGAAGACGTTCCTCGCCTGGTACTCCGCGCCGCCCCCGCTGGTCGCGGGGCTCGCCGCCGAGGCCGCGGAGTCCGCCGCCTCCGCGGGCGCGGAGGCCGAGGGGCAGGACGGGTTCCTCGCCCTGTTCCGGGCGGCGGACGCCGAGGAGCGCGTGGCGCTTGTCACCGACCGCTTCACGGCTCTGGCCTGCGCCGTCCTGCGGGTGGGCGCGGACAGGCTCACCCCGGAGAGCGCGCTGGGCGCGCTCGGTCTGGATTCACTGCTCGCGATGGAACTGCGCGCCCGTGTCCACGCGGAGACCGGGGTGGCGCTGCCCGTGGTGGCCCTGCTGAGCGGGGACAGCGTCCAGGATCTGGTCGCCCAGCTGCACGAGGCGGCCGCCACCAGGGCGGCGGGGCCGGGGGACGCGGAGCTGACCCCCTTCGAGCTGTACAAGGACGCCGCACGCCACCCTCTGACGCAGAACCAGAAGGCACTGTGGTTCCTCAAACAGCTCAACCCGGAGGGCTTCGCGTACAACATCGGCGGGGCGGTGGAGGTACGCACCGAGCTGGACCCGCGTCTGATGGCCGACGCTCTGCGGGTACTGGTGGCCAGGCACCCCATGCTCCGCGCCAACTACGTCATGGAGGACGGCAGGCCCCTCCAGGTCGTCTCCGACACCGTGGAGCCCGATATGGCGGTCTTCGACGTCGAGGGCCGCGACTGGGGGGAGATCCATGAGCTGATCGTCACCGAGTACCGCAGGCCCTACGACCTGGAGAGCGATCCGCTGATGCGGTTCCGGCTGTTCAAGCGCGGCCAGGACCGGTGGGTGATCATGAAAGCCGTCCACCACATCATCTCGGACGCGATCTCCACCTTCACCTTCATCGAGGAGCTTCTCTCGGTGTACGAGGGCATGCGCTCGGGCCGGCGGGTGGAGCTGGAGCCGGTACCCGCCGGCTACCTCGACTTCCTCAACCGGCAGAACCGCTTTCTGGCCTCCCCCGACGCGGGACGGATGCTGGAGTACTGGCGTACCGCCCTGCCCGCCGAGATCCCCCCGCTGGAACTGCCCACGGACGCTCCCCGTCCCGCCGTGCAGACCCACAACGGCGCTTCGGAGTTCTTCGTCCTGAGCCCTGAGCTGAGCGCGCGGGTGCACGCGTTGGCCCGCGCCCATGACGTGACCGTGTTCATGGTGCTGCTGAGCACCTACTACATCCTGCTGCACCGCTATTCGGGCCAGGACGACCTGATCGTCGGCAGTCCGGTGACCGGCCGTACCGACGAGGAGCTGTCCTCGGTGTACGGCTACTTCGTCAACCCCCTTCCGCTCCACGCCGACCTGTCCGGCGATCCTTCCGTGGCGGAGCTGCTCTCCCAGGTACGGAGGACCGTGCTCGGCGGTCTGGACAACCAGGAGTACCCCTTCGTGCTGCTGGTCGAGAAGCTCGGCCTCCAGCACGACCCGAGCCGGTCGGCGGTCTTCCAGGCGATGTTCATCCTGCTGGCGCACAAGGTGTCGTCCGAGCGCTACGGATACCACCTGGACTACATCGAACTGCCCGAGGAGGAAGGGCAGTTCGACCTGACGTTGTCGGCGTACGAGGACGAGGCCGAGCGGCGGTTCCACTGTGTACTGAAGTACAACACCGACCTGTTCCGGCCCGACACCGTGCGCCGGATGGTCGCCCACTACGTGAACCTCCTCGAATCCCTCACCCGCGCGCCCGCGGGCCACCCGGTTGCCGCGCTCGACATGCTCGGGGAGTCGGAACGGCACATCCTCCTGCACGGGCCGGCCACCGTCGGACGGACCGTGCGGCACGACGTACCGGTGCACGTACTGTTCGCCGAGGCGGCGGCGCGCACGCCGCAGGCGGTGGCGCTGACCATGCCCACCGGCGCGGACGGGCCTGAAGAAGCCCGCACCATGACCTACCAGGAGCTGGAGCGCGCCTCCGCGGCGCTGGCCGGACGGCTGCGCGCCCGGGGTCTCGGCGGCTCCACGGTGATCGCGGTCTGCCTGCCGAAGTCGCCGGAACTGATCGTGACGCTCCTCGCCGTCCTGCGCGCGGGTGCGGCGTACCTGCCGCTGGATCCGGACCACCCCGCGGAGCGCCTGGCCTTCATGGCGACCAACGCCTCCGCGGCCCTCGTCGTCACGGATGCCCCGGGCAGGGAGCGGCTGGCCGGTCTGCGCACCCCCTTCCTCACCGATCCGCTCACGGACGACGAGGCGGCTCCGCTCCCGACGGACGACGCGGAGTCGTTCGATCCCGACGCGCCGGCGTACATCGTGCACACCTCGGGCTCGACGGGCCGCCCCAAGGCGGTGCGGGTCAGCCACCGGGCGCTGGCCGCGGTCCACGCCGCGTGGCGGGAGGAGTACGGACTGGCGGCGGATCCGGGGACACATCTCCAACTGGCCGGTGTCTCCTTCGACGTGTTCACCGGCGATCTGGTGCGCGCCCTGTGCTCCGGCGGCAGGCTGGTCCTCGTCGGACGTGATCTGCTCTTCGACACGGAGCGGCTCTACACCACGATGAACCGACAGGGCGTCGACTGCGCGGAGTTCGTGCCCGCCGTCGTCCGGGCCCTGATGGCGCACTGCGAGGAGGGCGGCCACCGGCTGGACTTCATGCGGCTGCTGATCGTCGGTTCGGACAGCTGGAAGGTGTCGGAGTACGAGCGGCTGCGGGCTCTGTGCGCCCCGGCCACCCGGGTCATCAACTCCTACGGCCTGACCGAGGCCGCCATCGACAGCGCCTGCTTCGACGGTCCGGGCGACGGCCTCGACCCGCACGGAACCGTGCCCATCGGCACGCCCCTGCCGAACTGCGCGCTCCATGTGCTCGATCGACGGATGGAGCCGGTGCCTCCCGGGGTCGTCGGCGAGCTGTGGGCCGGTGGCGCGGGTCTGGCCATCGACTACGCGGGCGATCCCGAGCAGACGGCGGACCGCTTCGTCACCGCGGCTCTGGACCGGGGTCCTGACGCGACCCCGGTGCGGCTGTACCGCACCGGGGACCTCGCCCGGCGGGACGCGTGGGGCGAAATCCAGCTACTGGGCAGGGCGGACGCCCAGGTGAAGTTGCGCGGCCACCGGATCGAACCAGGTGAGATCGAGTCGCTGCTGCTCTCCGGCACAGGGCTCAGCGAGGCCTTCGTCACGGTCCGCGCCGACGCCCGCGGGGACGCGGCCCTGTGCGCGTACTGCGTACCGGCCTCCGGGGCCTCGGTGGACCCGAGGGCGCTGCACCGCCATCTGGCCGCCCAGTTGCCGACGTATCTCATCCCGGCCCACTTCACCTCCGTGGACGCGCTGCCGCTCACCCCGAACGGCAAGGTGGATGTCGCCGCCCTGCCCGAGCCGCGCGCGGGGGCGGGCGAGCAGGCCGAGTACGAGGCACCTGTCACGCTGTACGAAGAGCGGATGGCGGCCCACTGGGAGGCGCTGCTCCCCGTGGAACAGGCCGGGCTGCGCAGTGACTTCTTCGGCTGCGGGGGCAGTTCCATCAAGCTCATCGAACTGATCCACCGCCTCCAGTCGGAGTTCGGTATCTCCGTCCCCGTGGGTCTGCTGTTCAAGGTGACCACGCTGCACGGAATGGCCAGGACGGTCGAGTCCATCGTCACGGGCGAGGTGTCGGGCAACCGGCCCTACCTCACCTTCAACGCCGGGCGGGGCCCCGCGCTCTTCTGCTTCCCCCCGGCGGGCGGCCACGGACTCGTCTACCGCGGCTTCGCGGAACATCTCACGGCGTACGAACTCATCGCCTTCAACCATGTGGACGGCGACAAGACCTCCCGGTACGCCGACCTCATCGAGACGCTGCTGCCCGAGGGGCCTTGCCCGCTGCTCGGCTACTCCCTCGGAGGCAATCTCGCCTTCGAGGTCGCCAAAGAACTCGAACGGCGGGGCCGTGAGGTGCCGCACGTCGTGATCATGGATTCGCATCGCATCACGGAGGCGCACGCCATCGCCGACGAACACATCGAAGCCTTCGAGCACGAGTTGCGGGACCATCTGCACCGGCACACCGGGTCGGAGACGGTGACCTCGCAGACGCTCGAACAGGCCAGGGAGTACCTGGAGTTCTGCGGTCGCACCCCCAATCTGGGTTCGGTGGCCGCGTCCGTCACCGTGATCAGCGACGAGCACAAGGCGGCCCTCTACGCGGCCGGACAGCGGGGCAGCTGGGACGGCGCCTCGGTCACCCGAGACCGGGTACTGCGCGGATTCGGTTCCCATGCGGAGATGCTGGACGAGAAGCGTGCGGCGCGGAACGCGGCCCTCACGCTGGCCGCACTCGACGGTGTCGTCGACCTCGAAGGACTGAACGGTGACGAGGTATCAGCGGTCCCTCTCCGGCCCGCTGCGCTCCGGGCCGACGCCGCCGCGGCGGGGGGCTCCGATGTCGCGTGACTCCAGGCTCGTGTGGCATGCCAGGGACCGGGCGGCAGGGGAGCCCCCACGGGTCATCGTGATCGGAGCCGGCATCGGCGGTCTCTCCACCGGCTGCTACGCGCAGATGAGCGGAGCCGAGACCCGGATCTTCGAGCGGCACGTGTTGCCGGGCGGCGGTTGCACCGCGTGGTCACGGCAGGACTACATCTTCGACTACTGCATCGAGTGGCTCATCGGCACCGGCCGCGGCAACGACGCGAGCCGTGTCTGGCGGGAGTTGGGGGCGCTCGACGGCAAGACGATGACCAATTTCGAGATGTTCAACACCGTCACCGACGAGCACGGCCGCTCTGTGACCTTCTACAACGACCCGGACCGGCTGGAGCGTCACCTTCTGGAGCTCTCGCCCGCCGACGCGCGGCCGATCCGGGCGTTCTGCCGGG from Streptomyces tsukubensis encodes:
- a CDS encoding non-ribosomal peptide synthetase/type I polyketide synthase, which codes for MAEPLRTTPPEKIAIIGIGCRFPGGANDHRSFWRNLLDGKDCITPTPRDRYDVSTLASKDKAKPGRLVGGRGGYIDGFDEFDPGFFGISPREAHSMDPQQRKLLEVAWEALEDGGQRPADLAGSDVGVYVGAFTLDYKILQFADLRFDTLGPHTATGTMMTMMSNRLSHCFDFRGPSISLDTACSSSLVAVHLACESLRRGESSLALAGGTLLNLAPQYTIAETKGGFLSVDGRSRTFDASANGYVRAEGVGIVALKLLEDAVRDGDPVHAVITASGVNQDGRTNGITVPRAEAQVTLIEEVCALAGITPGALQYVEAHGTSTPVGDPIEAGALAVALAVGRKPGATCCVGSVKTNIGHTESAAGIAGLIKTALSVKHRLIPPHINLDQVNPGIDMEASPFTIPTEVTTWPDHEGPARAGVNSFGFGGTNAHVLLEEPPIVPDTGRRAVAEPEDPVRPAPTVLPLSAQDAAVLPALAEAVHAELTAAADPRTGSSVSLTDLGHTFAHRRQHHDARLAVVYGSRDELTEALSAYARGEDHPRVLRGSRRPGREAGPVWVFTGMGPQWWGMGRELFATRPVYRAAVERCDREIHAQTGWSLVEEMTADPDDSRMAETWLAQPANFAVQIGLAALWRSHGVTPAAIVGHSTGEIAAFHEAGVYSLRDAVRIVVHRSRLQHRLAGSGTMLAVGLTEDEAVRRAEPFGDLVSVAAVNSPGALTLAGDEAALAAYAEALRADGVFAKFLDVQVPYHSAGMEAIKDQLLDGLRDIEPRPAGVPLHLTGREGLARGTELDADYWWSNVRDTVRFRAAVERVARDGHRVFLEIGPHPVLGHSIRECLDALPDGARGTGEEVVTLPSIRRGEDETLRFTTSLAALHTHGLAVDWDVLQPQGRPVPLPRYPWKRDRYWTEPRPVARVRLGEYDHPLLGRRLAVAEPTWEAELDAETAPYLADHRIQGRTLFPAAGYIEMAAQAVRALTGATEIALGDVELRKALFLSDDAPRTVQLSLSTRTSAFTIATGGGPDGAETVVHARGVVHGGSLAPVAPGPSLDALRARGEQHMDAVGCYAALGALGYHYGPAFQGIAEVWRSRGEALARIVPPECVGDETSGHHLHPVLLDACFQALLTAGLPLGAPTGRTDAGGILLPLAIDEVRTAPVGNRTLWVHAKVTGGRDGELVGDLTLHDEHGERLGHVRGFRAADVEQASAAVSTATIDSWLAEPVWSEAPLSEASAGTPATYSEEISAAGPLLLFADRPGGVADALAELVEGYGGHCHLVRPGGSYSFGGHTRVSTVAPDSVGDVRRLLADLATHAREADENGRTRESDGAGGPHPVGAVVHLWNLGLPPLDETARERLADHSTLGAYSLIALAQALRDDPGQSVAPAALHVVTRGAQAVLAGEPVEPLGAPAWGVGRVLRHQELTAHPGRLIDLAPCGTDPSESVLRTEAQHLLREILTPDVPDRIQDEVALREDRRLVSRLARPEGLTRSLPPRLRPDGAYLVTGAFGALGRLLCRFLVQRGARHLILVGRTPLPDRAAWRGLDPGSPAGAGARFIRELESLGAHAVHAPLDITDEQALSQWLAAYRAQDAPPVRGVFHLAGHVQDTLLQEMDRAAFDSVLAPKAAGAWLLHRLLRDDPLDHFVMFASVASLLTTSGQTNYAAGNAFLDALAHHRAARGLPALSLDWGPWATGMIKELGLVDHYRHSRGMTSLAPEAGMSVLERVIGQGRPQLLIATIADWKTFLAWYSAPPPLVAGLAAEAAESAASAGAEAEGQDGFLALFRAADAEERVALVTDRFTALACAVLRVGADRLTPESALGALGLDSLLAMELRARVHAETGVALPVVALLSGDSVQDLVAQLHEAAATRAAGPGDAELTPFELYKDAARHPLTQNQKALWFLKQLNPEGFAYNIGGAVEVRTELDPRLMADALRVLVARHPMLRANYVMEDGRPLQVVSDTVEPDMAVFDVEGRDWGEIHELIVTEYRRPYDLESDPLMRFRLFKRGQDRWVIMKAVHHIISDAISTFTFIEELLSVYEGMRSGRRVELEPVPAGYLDFLNRQNRFLASPDAGRMLEYWRTALPAEIPPLELPTDAPRPAVQTHNGASEFFVLSPELSARVHALARAHDVTVFMVLLSTYYILLHRYSGQDDLIVGSPVTGRTDEELSSVYGYFVNPLPLHADLSGDPSVAELLSQVRRTVLGGLDNQEYPFVLLVEKLGLQHDPSRSAVFQAMFILLAHKVSSERYGYHLDYIELPEEEGQFDLTLSAYEDEAERRFHCVLKYNTDLFRPDTVRRMVAHYVNLLESLTRAPAGHPVAALDMLGESERHILLHGPATVGRTVRHDVPVHVLFAEAAARTPQAVALTMPTGADGPEEARTMTYQELERASAALAGRLRARGLGGSTVIAVCLPKSPELIVTLLAVLRAGAAYLPLDPDHPAERLAFMATNASAALVVTDAPGRERLAGLRTPFLTDPLTDDEAAPLPTDDAESFDPDAPAYIVHTSGSTGRPKAVRVSHRALAAVHAAWREEYGLAADPGTHLQLAGVSFDVFTGDLVRALCSGGRLVLVGRDLLFDTERLYTTMNRQGVDCAEFVPAVVRALMAHCEEGGHRLDFMRLLIVGSDSWKVSEYERLRALCAPATRVINSYGLTEAAIDSACFDGPGDGLDPHGTVPIGTPLPNCALHVLDRRMEPVPPGVVGELWAGGAGLAIDYAGDPEQTADRFVTAALDRGPDATPVRLYRTGDLARRDAWGEIQLLGRADAQVKLRGHRIEPGEIESLLLSGTGLSEAFVTVRADARGDAALCAYCVPASGASVDPRALHRHLAAQLPTYLIPAHFTSVDALPLTPNGKVDVAALPEPRAGAGEQAEYEAPVTLYEERMAAHWEALLPVEQAGLRSDFFGCGGSSIKLIELIHRLQSEFGISVPVGLLFKVTTLHGMARTVESIVTGEVSGNRPYLTFNAGRGPALFCFPPAGGHGLVYRGFAEHLTAYELIAFNHVDGDKTSRYADLIETLLPEGPCPLLGYSLGGNLAFEVAKELERRGREVPHVVIMDSHRITEAHAIADEHIEAFEHELRDHLHRHTGSETVTSQTLEQAREYLEFCGRTPNLGSVAASVTVISDEHKAALYAAGQRGSWDGASVTRDRVLRGFGSHAEMLDEKRAARNAALTLAALDGVVDLEGLNGDEVSAVPLRPAALRADAAAAGGSDVA